From a single Azospirillum fermentarium genomic region:
- a CDS encoding MFS transporter has protein sequence MTKTMPMTARWALGGLSLAMLMPSLDTSIANTALPALSAAFAAPFPQVQWVVLSYLLAVTCLIAGAGRLGDVAGRRRVLLAGTALFTAASLVCSLASTLWVLIAARAAQGAGAAAMMALTTALVGSAVPADRAGRAIGLLGTMSAAGTALGPSLGGLLTAAFGWRAIFLVTVPLGLLVLGVAWRTLPADPPRERDGQAALDPVGILLLALPVGAYALAMTGGAGPAPALLAVAAVGAVLFVRAQAHSPAPLLHVALFRGRALGAGLAATLLVSAVVMATLVIGPFYLSQGLGLDAAHAGLVLSAGPLAAAVASVPAGRVVDRWGSGRVTVAGLGGMVVGLSALSTVAAGFGVAGYMAAIVTVTIGYAFFQVANNTAIVTGAPDGRRGAVSGVLSLSRNLGLVTGASVMGSLFAAASAALGDVAGGMRVTFAAAAVLILVALAVIGHAQAAARRMA, from the coding sequence ATGACCAAGACCATGCCCATGACCGCGCGCTGGGCGCTGGGCGGGCTGTCGCTGGCGATGCTGATGCCGTCGCTGGACACCAGCATCGCCAACACCGCCCTGCCGGCCCTGTCCGCTGCCTTCGCCGCACCGTTCCCACAGGTGCAGTGGGTGGTGCTGTCCTATCTGCTGGCCGTCACCTGCCTGATCGCCGGGGCCGGGCGGCTGGGGGACGTGGCCGGGCGGCGGCGGGTGCTGCTGGCCGGCACCGCGCTGTTCACCGCCGCCTCGCTGGTGTGCAGCCTGGCATCCACCCTGTGGGTTCTGATCGCCGCGCGGGCGGCGCAAGGGGCGGGGGCGGCGGCCATGATGGCGCTGACCACCGCACTGGTGGGATCGGCGGTGCCGGCGGACAGGGCCGGGCGCGCCATCGGTCTGCTCGGCACCATGTCGGCGGCGGGCACCGCGCTGGGGCCGTCGCTGGGCGGGCTGCTGACCGCCGCGTTCGGCTGGCGGGCCATCTTTCTCGTCACCGTGCCGCTGGGGCTGCTGGTTCTGGGGGTGGCGTGGCGCACACTGCCCGCCGATCCGCCGCGGGAAAGGGACGGGCAGGCGGCGCTTGATCCGGTGGGAATCCTGCTGCTCGCCCTGCCGGTGGGGGCTTACGCCCTGGCGATGACCGGCGGGGCCGGGCCGGCCCCGGCGCTGCTGGCCGTGGCGGCGGTGGGGGCCGTGCTGTTCGTGCGGGCACAGGCGCACAGCCCGGCGCCGCTGCTGCACGTGGCGCTGTTCCGTGGCCGGGCGCTGGGCGCCGGGCTGGCCGCCACGCTGCTGGTGTCGGCGGTGGTGATGGCGACGCTGGTGATCGGGCCGTTCTACCTGTCCCAAGGGCTGGGGCTGGATGCCGCCCACGCCGGGCTGGTGCTGTCGGCGGGGCCGCTGGCGGCGGCGGTGGCGTCAGTGCCGGCGGGGCGGGTGGTGGACCGCTGGGGAAGCGGGCGGGTGACCGTGGCCGGGCTGGGCGGCATGGTGGTTGGACTGTCGGCGCTGTCCACCGTGGCCGCCGGGTTCGGGGTCGCCGGGTATATGGCCGCCATCGTCACCGTCACCATCGGCTATGCCTTCTTCCAGGTCGCCAACAACACCGCCATCGTCACCGGAGCGCCGGATGGGCGGCGGGGGGCGGTATCCGGCGTGCTCAGCCTGTCGCGCAACCTGGGCCTCGTCACCGGGGCGTCGGTGATGGGCAGCCTGTTCGCCGCCGCCTCAGCCGCCCTGGGGGATGTGGCGGGGGGCATGCGGGTGACCTTCGCCGCCGCCGCGGTGCTGATCCTCGTGGCCCTGGCGGTGATCGGCCACGCTCAGGCCGCGGCGCGCAGGATGGCATAG
- a CDS encoding ligand-gated ion channel yields the protein MSPRLRALSASVLFLTLLFTATAGRCETATVKAGLFITQLGDFDMARRSFSATFWTWFLHTDPDYDPLATAEVVNAKADTVKFPSLDTSRGMKWHQSKHAAVLAQDWDITHFPFDRQTLRIVIEDGQQDADHVRFTADTANSGVDPSVSVPGWTIEDFRIEARDRTYNTSYGDPALQGDSRYSQILATMTVKREGLRLLCSLFVGFAVAFLLAMLSFFLSFGDMAGTRISLCAAGIFATVGNKYALDNVLPPSPTFTLADVIVSSSFLSVLMAALAVVLIQRFHRTHPRLAFGLNAGMALVTAAGVIGVNAYAILRAAA from the coding sequence ATGTCCCCCCGCCTTCGCGCCCTGTCCGCGTCCGTCCTGTTCCTGACCCTGCTTTTCACCGCCACCGCCGGGCGGTGCGAGACCGCCACGGTGAAGGCGGGGCTGTTCATCACCCAGCTTGGCGATTTCGACATGGCGCGGCGGTCGTTCAGCGCCACGTTCTGGACGTGGTTCCTGCACACCGATCCCGATTACGACCCGCTGGCGACGGCGGAGGTGGTGAACGCCAAGGCGGACACGGTGAAGTTCCCCTCCCTCGACACCAGCCGTGGGATGAAGTGGCACCAGTCCAAGCACGCCGCGGTGCTGGCGCAGGATTGGGACATCACCCATTTCCCCTTCGACCGCCAGACGCTGCGCATCGTGATCGAAGACGGGCAGCAGGACGCCGATCACGTGCGCTTCACCGCCGACACCGCCAACAGCGGGGTGGACCCGTCGGTGTCGGTGCCCGGCTGGACCATCGAGGATTTCCGCATCGAGGCGCGGGACCGCACCTACAACACCAGCTACGGCGACCCGGCGCTGCAGGGGGACAGCCGCTATTCCCAGATCCTCGCCACCATGACGGTGAAGCGGGAGGGGCTGCGGCTGCTGTGCAGCCTGTTCGTCGGCTTCGCGGTGGCGTTCCTGCTGGCGATGCTGAGTTTCTTCCTCAGCTTCGGCGACATGGCGGGGACGCGCATCAGCCTGTGCGCCGCGGGGATCTTCGCCACGGTGGGCAACAAGTACGCGCTGGACAACGTGCTGCCGCCCTCGCCCACCTTCACCCTGGCCGATGTGATCGTCAGCAGCTCGTTCCTGTCGGTGCTGATGGCGGCGCTGGCGGTGGTGCTGATCCAGCGTTTCCACCGCACGCACCCGCGGCTGGCCTTTGGGCTGAACGCCGGGATGGCGCTGGTGACGGCGGCGGGGGTGATCGGGGTGAACGCCTATGCCATCCTGCGCGCCGCGGCCTGA
- a CDS encoding RNA methyltransferase: MRGYFAIGVERISKPGNIGTLVRTTHAFGGSFFFALDPQPDMREMRFVDTSDAAIHMPVYVYDSVDTMALPKGCTLVGVELTDEAVDLPSFRHPLRAAYILGPERGSLSPEVLERCAFTVKIPMKFCVNVGVAGGILMYDRMISLGRFAERPVRPGAPIDDTPTHTHGRPVLRSERKAHHRERVRGTKGKAVYESGAILPGADDDL, from the coding sequence ATGCGTGGATATTTTGCCATCGGCGTCGAACGGATCAGCAAGCCAGGAAACATCGGCACCCTGGTCCGCACCACCCATGCCTTCGGCGGGTCGTTCTTCTTCGCCCTCGATCCCCAGCCCGACATGCGGGAGATGCGTTTCGTGGACACCTCCGACGCGGCGATCCACATGCCGGTCTATGTCTATGACTCGGTGGACACCATGGCCCTGCCCAAGGGCTGCACCCTGGTGGGGGTGGAACTGACCGACGAGGCGGTGGACCTGCCCAGCTTCCGCCACCCCCTGCGCGCCGCCTACATCCTGGGGCCGGAGCGCGGCAGCCTGTCGCCCGAGGTGCTGGAGCGCTGCGCCTTCACGGTCAAGATCCCCATGAAATTCTGCGTCAACGTCGGCGTGGCCGGAGGCATTCTGATGTACGACCGCATGATCAGCCTGGGCCGCTTCGCCGAACGCCCCGTGCGCCCCGGCGCCCCCATCGACGACACCCCCACCCACACCCATGGCCGCCCCGTCCTGCGCAGCGAGCGCAAGGCCCATCACCGTGAGCGCGTCCGCGGCACCAAGGGCAAGGCCGTCTATGAAAGCGGCGCCATCCTGCCCGGCGCGGACGACGATCTTTAA
- a CDS encoding MAPEG family protein gives MPSPETPAHGGRRRGGRTKIRAALIINSLSVAATLAVMALLRGAFAAPAGVSGIDGRLAYGAPLLAWPALILLLMVFAVMAARGRSVALNPIDDPESRGLRVAQRVLSNSVEQAAVFVPALLALMVTIPLPSLPMLPVLVLLFMVGRVLFWAGYLIHPFARAPGMAATLTTNIVTTVWAVTGAVG, from the coding sequence ATGCCATCACCTGAGACCCCGGCACACGGCGGGCGCCGCCGCGGCGGGCGGACCAAGATCCGCGCCGCCCTGATCATCAACAGCCTGTCGGTGGCGGCGACGCTGGCGGTCATGGCCCTGCTGCGCGGGGCGTTCGCCGCCCCGGCGGGGGTGTCGGGCATCGACGGGCGGCTGGCCTATGGCGCGCCGCTGCTGGCGTGGCCGGCGCTGATCCTGCTGCTGATGGTGTTCGCGGTGATGGCGGCGCGGGGGCGCAGCGTCGCGCTCAACCCCATCGACGATCCCGAAAGCCGGGGCCTGCGCGTGGCCCAGCGCGTGCTGAGCAACAGTGTGGAGCAGGCGGCGGTGTTCGTGCCGGCGTTGCTGGCCCTGATGGTGACCATTCCCCTGCCCAGCCTGCCCATGCTGCCGGTGCTGGTGCTGCTGTTCATGGTGGGACGGGTGCTGTTCTGGGCCGGGTATCTGATCCACCCCTTCGCCCGCGCCCCCGGCATGGCCGCCACCCTGACCACCAACATCGTCACCACCGTCTGGGCGGTGACCGGCGCCGTGGGCTGA
- a CDS encoding TIGR02186 family protein, whose amino-acid sequence MTVSRTARRRIAITLAAVAGALAGMGVLAATTAQAQRLVADLTSHLIAITTGFTGTEVVLFGTTDGPSSDVVVVVTGPRTSVTVRRKDRLAGLWLNREKVVFAQVPTYYAVAATGPLDRIASTFTAQRHQLGPGNIKLETGRALPPEELEEFRAALVRNQQRAGLYGKTTAPVSFLGDRLFRTNLTFPANVHTGLYNVEVFQIRDGEVVSAQTTPLVVAKVGFSAEVYEFGRNQPMAYGIAATVGALLIGWATGMAFRKV is encoded by the coding sequence ATGACCGTTTCCAGGACCGCCCGGCGGCGGATCGCCATCACCCTGGCCGCGGTGGCGGGGGCGCTGGCCGGCATGGGCGTTCTGGCCGCCACCACCGCCCAGGCCCAGCGGCTGGTGGCCGACCTGACCAGCCACCTGATCGCCATCACCACCGGCTTCACCGGGACCGAGGTGGTGCTGTTCGGCACCACCGACGGCCCCAGCAGCGACGTGGTGGTGGTGGTGACGGGGCCGCGCACGTCGGTCACCGTGCGGCGCAAGGACCGGCTGGCCGGGCTGTGGCTGAACCGGGAAAAGGTGGTGTTCGCCCAGGTGCCCACCTACTACGCCGTGGCGGCCACCGGGCCGCTGGACCGCATCGCCAGCACCTTCACCGCCCAGCGCCACCAGCTCGGCCCCGGCAACATCAAGCTGGAAACCGGGCGCGCCCTGCCGCCGGAGGAACTGGAGGAGTTCCGCGCAGCCCTGGTGCGCAACCAGCAGCGCGCCGGGCTGTACGGCAAGACCACCGCCCCGGTGTCGTTCCTTGGCGACCGGCTGTTCCGCACCAACCTTACCTTTCCCGCGAACGTCCACACGGGCCTGTACAATGTCGAGGTGTTCCAGATCCGTGACGGCGAGGTGGTGAGCGCCCAGACCACGCCGCTGGTGGTGGCCAAGGTCGGTTTCAGCGCCGAGGTGTACGAGTTCGGGCGCAACCAGCCGATGGCCTACGGCATCGCCGCCACGGTGGGGGCGCTGCTGATCGGCTGGGCGACCGGCATGGCGTTCCGCAAGGTGTGA
- a CDS encoding universal stress protein: MSDDASSPSASPPPKPLERIFLVVVDDSPELKLALRYACLRARKSHGRVALLYVIEPSDMQSWLMVEDLMREEQRAEAEKKMQRLAREVNALTGTLPILHIREGNRRDALLSLIDEEPGLSILVLAAGTGQEGPGPLITYFMSPRGLTRLRIPLTIVPGGLTDEQLDAIT, translated from the coding sequence ATGAGCGACGACGCTTCTTCCCCCTCCGCCTCCCCCCCGCCGAAGCCGCTGGAGCGCATCTTCCTGGTGGTGGTGGACGACAGCCCGGAACTGAAGCTGGCCTTGCGTTATGCCTGTCTGCGGGCGCGCAAATCCCACGGGCGGGTGGCGCTGCTGTACGTCATCGAGCCGTCGGACATGCAAAGCTGGCTGATGGTCGAAGACCTGATGCGCGAGGAGCAGCGGGCCGAGGCCGAGAAGAAGATGCAGCGGCTGGCCCGCGAGGTGAACGCCCTGACCGGCACCCTGCCCATCCTGCACATCCGCGAGGGCAACCGCCGCGATGCGCTGCTGTCGCTGATCGACGAGGAACCGGGCCTGTCGATCCTGGTGCTGGCCGCCGGCACGGGGCAGGAGGGGCCGGGGCCGCTGATCACCTATTTCATGTCGCCGCGCGGCCTGACCCGGCTGCGCATTCCCCTGACCATCGTCCCCGGCGGACTGACCGACGAGCAACTGGATGCCATCACCTGA
- a CDS encoding sulfite exporter TauE/SafE family protein, with protein sequence MQIYLPIAEMSVDALAILAMGGAVGFLSGMFGVGGGFLMTPLLIFVGVPPAVAVGTQANQLVAASVSGVLAHWQRGNVDVKLGLVMLAGGVFGTTLGVWVFGILQRLGQIDITISLTYIFFLGVIGALMLIESARAMLRRRRTATRGKLHHHIWLHGLPLKMRFHRSKLYISALLPAAIGAVGGLLVAIMGIGGGFLLVPAMIYLLNMPTGLVAGTSLFQIIFTTAVATLLQAATNQTVDVVLAMLLLVGGVIGAQFGTKAGGLLRGEQARMLLALLVVSVAGKLAWDLFSRPADVFSIVVGTPG encoded by the coding sequence CTGCAAATCTATCTGCCCATCGCTGAAATGTCGGTGGATGCCCTGGCCATCCTTGCCATGGGGGGGGCCGTGGGGTTCCTGTCCGGCATGTTCGGGGTGGGGGGCGGCTTCCTGATGACGCCGCTGCTGATCTTCGTCGGCGTGCCGCCGGCGGTGGCGGTGGGAACCCAGGCCAACCAGCTCGTCGCCGCCAGCGTGTCGGGGGTTCTGGCCCATTGGCAGCGCGGCAACGTGGATGTGAAGCTGGGGCTGGTGATGCTGGCCGGCGGCGTGTTCGGCACCACGCTGGGGGTGTGGGTGTTCGGGATACTCCAGCGGCTGGGGCAGATCGACATCACCATTTCGCTGACCTACATCTTCTTTCTGGGCGTGATCGGCGCGCTGATGCTGATCGAGAGCGCGCGCGCCATGCTGCGCCGCCGCCGCACCGCCACCCGCGGCAAGCTGCACCACCACATCTGGCTGCACGGGCTGCCGCTGAAGATGCGGTTCCACCGGTCCAAGCTCTACATCTCCGCCCTGCTGCCGGCGGCCATCGGGGCGGTGGGCGGGCTTTTGGTGGCGATCATGGGCATCGGCGGCGGGTTCCTGCTGGTGCCGGCCATGATCTATCTGTTGAACATGCCCACGGGGCTGGTGGCGGGGACGTCGCTGTTCCAGATCATCTTCACCACCGCCGTCGCCACGCTGCTGCAGGCCGCCACCAACCAGACGGTCGATGTGGTGCTGGCCATGCTGCTGCTGGTCGGCGGCGTGATCGGGGCGCAGTTCGGCACCAAGGCCGGCGGGCTCTTGCGCGGGGAGCAGGCGCGCATGCTGCTGGCGCTGCTGGTGGTGTCGGTGGCGGGCAAGCTGGCGTGGGATCTGTTCTCCCGCCCCGCCGACGTGTTCAGCATCGTGGTGGGGACGCCCGGATGA
- a CDS encoding DUF4143 domain-containing protein → MTDLPPAFLSNRLALENPWWRGAVDADALLPRRDLFDRLFRAVHGGAGVVRLGGPRGAGKSVLVRQLVHSLLLTGLPAGAVAVIPWDAPALCGQSLETLWAALPPVETGRRLLVLDGCQHRPTAHAEAEALAAVEPGLCVLAVSALGGPAGADLVLPPMRFCEYLRLTGAEDDVVEPLFLGRSGRPGMYAVRDMAGLNRRFADYVAGGGFPAAVLLRHGGGGRMLRERVLDGLLRSDLPALCGLGDSAGLTALFVRLAGASGQELTVEGVAADTGLAKNTVRRYLDYLESAFLIVRMGRVHPAGERFRRMRSFKLHLTAPCLHAALFGPPDPDGPAFAALAEGAIVGQWLGSAERERLVFCRLAEGTVDLVGLSAGDDRPVWACTLPGTDGSMGDQSRINGLIQFSRLNPGLRWLGATTRSIAALRPYAMADGHTAEVWHRPAAHYCYEAGRRVSAEG, encoded by the coding sequence ATGACCGATTTGCCCCCTGCCTTCCTGTCCAACCGGCTGGCGCTGGAAAACCCGTGGTGGCGCGGGGCTGTCGATGCCGACGCCCTGCTGCCCCGCCGCGACCTGTTCGACCGGCTGTTCCGCGCGGTTCATGGCGGGGCGGGCGTGGTGCGGCTGGGCGGGCCGCGGGGGGCGGGGAAATCGGTGCTGGTGCGGCAGCTGGTGCACTCCCTGCTGCTGACCGGCCTGCCCGCCGGCGCGGTGGCGGTGATCCCATGGGATGCCCCGGCCCTGTGCGGCCAGTCCCTGGAAACGCTGTGGGCCGCACTGCCCCCGGTGGAGACGGGGCGGCGGCTTCTGGTGCTCGACGGTTGCCAGCACCGCCCCACCGCCCATGCCGAGGCCGAAGCGCTGGCGGCGGTGGAACCGGGGCTGTGCGTCCTGGCCGTCTCGGCGCTGGGTGGGCCGGCGGGGGCCGATCTGGTGCTGCCGCCCATGCGCTTTTGCGAATACCTGCGGCTGACCGGGGCCGAGGATGATGTGGTCGAGCCGCTGTTTTTGGGCCGCTCCGGGCGCCCCGGCATGTACGCCGTGCGCGACATGGCCGGATTGAACCGGCGCTTTGCCGATTACGTCGCCGGCGGCGGCTTTCCCGCCGCGGTGCTGCTGCGCCACGGCGGCGGCGGGCGCATGTTGCGGGAACGGGTGCTCGATGGGCTGCTGCGCAGCGACCTTCCCGCCCTCTGCGGGCTGGGGGACAGCGCCGGGCTGACCGCACTGTTCGTCCGTCTGGCCGGGGCCAGCGGACAGGAACTGACCGTCGAGGGGGTGGCCGCGGACACGGGGCTGGCCAAGAACACCGTCCGCCGCTACCTGGATTATCTGGAATCCGCCTTCCTCATCGTGCGCATGGGGCGGGTCCATCCGGCGGGGGAGCGTTTCCGCCGCATGCGCAGCTTCAAACTGCACCTGACCGCGCCCTGCCTGCACGCCGCCCTGTTCGGCCCGCCGGACCCGGACGGCCCGGCCTTCGCCGCCCTGGCCGAAGGCGCCATCGTCGGCCAGTGGCTGGGATCGGCGGAACGGGAACGGCTGGTCTTCTGCCGGCTGGCCGAGGGGACGGTGGATCTGGTGGGCCTGTCCGCCGGGGATGACCGCCCGGTCTGGGCCTGCACCCTGCCCGGAACCGACGGCTCCATGGGTGACCAATCTAGGATCAATGGATTGATCCAATTTTCCCGGCTCAATCCCGGCCTGCGCTGGCTGGGCGCCACCACCCGGTCCATCGCCGCCCTTCGCCCCTATGCCATGGCCGATGGGCACACGGCGGAGGTCTGGCACCGCCCGGCGGCGCACTATTGCTACGAGGCCGGGCGGCGGGTCTCGGCGGAAGGGTAG